A single Caldalkalibacillus thermarum DNA region contains:
- a CDS encoding glutamate-1-semialdehyde 2,1-aminomutase, with protein sequence MEDKKTNHNRTYDQSGAYYREACEYIVGGVNSPSRSYKAVGGGTPVFIERAEGAYLWDVDGNRYIDYLGAFGPIITGHAHPHITQAIAEQAAKGTLYGTPTPLEVKFAKMLREAIPSLEKIRFVNSGTEAVMTTIRVARAYTNRTKIIKFAGCYHGHSDLVLVAAGSGPSTLGIPDSAGIPHSIAQEVITVPFNDLASFEEAITTWGEEVAAVLVEPIVGNFGIVMPEPGFLEEVHRLAHQKGALIIYDEVITAFRFTYGGAQNILQLEPDMTAMGKIIGGGTPIGAYGGKKAIMEQVAPLGPAYQAGTMAGNPLSLAAGIACLEVLQEKGTYAYLDRLGQKLEEGIHQLAQQFSIPVTINRFKGALTVYFGVDQVKNYEDAAKSDDRLFATFFKGMLKQGINLAPSKYEAWFLTIRHTDQDVEDTLQAVANTFKTLAAQVD encoded by the coding sequence TTGGAAGACAAAAAGACTAATCATAACAGGACATATGATCAATCCGGGGCATACTATCGAGAAGCTTGCGAATATATTGTCGGCGGAGTGAACAGCCCGTCCCGCTCCTACAAGGCCGTTGGCGGAGGAACACCTGTATTTATAGAGAGGGCGGAAGGCGCCTACTTGTGGGATGTGGATGGGAATCGTTACATTGACTATTTGGGTGCATTTGGCCCGATTATTACAGGACATGCCCACCCCCACATTACGCAGGCGATTGCCGAACAAGCTGCCAAGGGGACCTTATACGGCACGCCTACACCTTTGGAGGTTAAATTCGCCAAAATGCTAAGGGAGGCTATTCCGTCCCTGGAAAAGATCCGCTTTGTGAACTCGGGAACCGAAGCGGTGATGACAACCATCCGCGTGGCTCGCGCTTACACCAACCGGACTAAAATCATCAAGTTTGCCGGGTGCTATCACGGCCACTCCGATCTTGTCCTGGTGGCTGCCGGTTCAGGTCCGTCCACTTTAGGTATCCCAGACAGCGCCGGGATTCCGCACAGTATTGCCCAAGAGGTTATTACCGTGCCGTTTAATGACCTGGCCTCCTTTGAAGAAGCCATAACTACCTGGGGCGAGGAAGTAGCTGCCGTCCTAGTTGAACCGATTGTGGGCAATTTTGGCATCGTCATGCCTGAACCAGGCTTCCTGGAAGAGGTACACCGGCTGGCACACCAGAAAGGGGCCTTGATTATTTATGACGAAGTGATTACCGCCTTCCGCTTTACCTATGGCGGGGCTCAAAACATTCTTCAACTTGAACCAGACATGACCGCCATGGGTAAAATCATCGGTGGCGGAACACCGATCGGCGCCTACGGCGGAAAGAAGGCAATCATGGAGCAAGTAGCCCCGTTAGGACCAGCATACCAAGCCGGAACAATGGCCGGGAATCCCCTTTCGTTGGCAGCAGGCATCGCTTGTCTGGAAGTGCTGCAAGAGAAAGGAACATACGCTTATCTGGATCGATTAGGCCAGAAATTGGAAGAAGGGATTCACCAATTAGCGCAGCAGTTCAGTATTCCTGTGACTATCAACCGGTTTAAAGGAGCGCTTACGGTTTATTTTGGTGTTGACCAGGTGAAAAACTATGAGGATGCGGCCAAAAGTGATGACCGCCTGTTTGCCACATTCTTTAAAGGCATGCTGAAGCAAGGCATTAATTTAGCCCCTTCCAAATACGAAGCCTGGTTTTTAACCATCCGGCACACGGATCAAGATGTGGAAGACACCTTGCAAGCCGTGGCCAACACATTTAAAACATTGGCCGCACAAGTTGATTAA
- a CDS encoding SDR family oxidoreductase, translated as MLKNKVAIVTGASRGIGKATAFKLAQHQVQVVLFSSSEEVMETAQELEHLGHRVLAVRGDVARESDVQSCVTQTIEQYGKVDILVNNAGIGFFKEVEATSLEEWQRLFAVNVQGVFLFTEAVLPYMKERGQGTIINIASDVARRTIPNGAAYTASKYAVQGFTGAVAQEVRKLGIRVGTINPGMVDTYFNNSIQGDPQKRDWLKAEDVADAVIYMASAPKHMVIDEVMLHPLIQEYPNV; from the coding sequence ATGTTAAAGAACAAAGTGGCCATTGTCACCGGTGCCAGCCGCGGGATCGGCAAGGCGACAGCTTTTAAATTGGCCCAACACCAAGTGCAAGTGGTTTTATTCAGCAGTTCAGAGGAAGTGATGGAGACGGCCCAGGAGCTGGAGCATCTGGGGCACCGGGTGTTAGCGGTTCGCGGGGATGTGGCCCGGGAAAGTGATGTTCAGTCTTGTGTCACTCAAACCATTGAACAATATGGGAAAGTGGATATTTTAGTGAATAATGCCGGCATTGGTTTCTTTAAAGAGGTGGAAGCGACCTCTCTGGAAGAATGGCAGCGCTTGTTTGCAGTCAATGTGCAAGGGGTGTTTTTATTTACGGAAGCGGTCTTGCCTTACATGAAAGAAAGGGGGCAGGGCACAATTATTAATATTGCTTCAGACGTGGCGAGAAGAACAATTCCAAACGGAGCAGCTTATACGGCTTCTAAATACGCCGTGCAGGGATTTACTGGGGCGGTGGCCCAGGAAGTGCGCAAACTGGGCATCAGGGTCGGAACCATTAATCCCGGAATGGTGGATACGTACTTTAATAACAGTATTCAAGGTGATCCGCAAAAAAGAGACTGGCTTAAAGCGGAGGATGTGGCTGATGCTGTCATTTATATGGCCAGTGCACCAAAACATATGGTGATAGATGAAGTCATGCTTCATCCATTAATTCAAGAATACCCCAATGTTTAA
- the perR gene encoding peroxide-responsive transcriptional repressor PerR, which produces MAVSNQLARALDTLKKKGVRMTPQRHAILSYLINTMGHPTADEIYQALADQFPNMSVATVYNNLRLFKEAGLVHELTYGDASSRFDANVEAHYHVICRECGKIVDFRYPFLYDVERVASEKTGFQVESHRMEFYGYCTECKEQVKLKDKQVNWMN; this is translated from the coding sequence ATGGCTGTGTCCAATCAATTAGCACGAGCGCTTGACACATTAAAGAAAAAAGGCGTCCGTATGACCCCTCAACGTCATGCAATTTTATCCTATTTAATTAATACCATGGGTCACCCGACAGCCGATGAGATTTATCAAGCATTGGCCGATCAGTTTCCAAATATGAGTGTGGCCACTGTGTATAATAATTTACGTTTGTTTAAAGAGGCTGGTTTGGTTCACGAACTGACCTATGGCGATGCATCTAGTCGTTTCGACGCTAACGTTGAGGCACATTATCACGTGATTTGTCGTGAATGCGGCAAAATAGTGGACTTCCGTTATCCATTTCTATATGATGTCGAGCGTGTGGCATCTGAAAAAACAGGGTTTCAGGTTGAATCTCACCGCATGGAGTTTTACGGCTATTGCACTGAGTGTAAAGAACAAGTTAAACTTAAAGATAAACAGGTTAACTGGATGAATTAA
- a CDS encoding DUF2614 family zinc ribbon-containing protein, with protein MFGKGKINIIRTFALGLVFGGMIVMYGSFFVQAQWAMWLFIILGLLMVLASTLVYFWIGYISSTRAVYVLCPNCDKTTKMLGKVDECMHCKQKLTLDPQKATDVHSTQSTDINSTQ; from the coding sequence ATGTTTGGAAAAGGTAAAATCAATATTATTCGCACGTTTGCCTTGGGGCTTGTTTTTGGTGGCATGATTGTCATGTACGGCTCGTTTTTTGTCCAGGCCCAATGGGCGATGTGGCTGTTTATCATTTTAGGATTACTGATGGTTTTGGCCAGCACTTTAGTTTACTTTTGGATCGGATACATTTCTTCAACCAGAGCAGTATATGTCCTTTGCCCCAATTGCGATAAAACTACTAAAATGCTGGGTAAGGTAGATGAATGTATGCACTGTAAGCAAAAGCTTACTCTAGATCCCCAAAAGGCCACAGACGTACATTCAACACAATCAACAGACATCAATTCTACACAATAG